From a single Paenibacillus sp. FSL W8-0426 genomic region:
- the ung gene encoding uracil-DNA glycosylase — MFGNDWDTVLQQEIEADYFNDIRYALAAEYKTQTVYPSKENLFSALKLTPYHKVKAVIIGQDPYHGAGQAHGLSFSVMPDVRIPPSLQNIYKELHADLGLPIPKHGYLVHWAEQGVLLLNAVLTVREGQPNSHQGLGWQRFTDAVIRALNERSEPMVFMLWGSHAQKKGAFINRDRHLVLQSAHPSPLAAHRGFFGSRPFSKANEFLSSHGVAPIDWSIPQI; from the coding sequence ATGTTTGGAAACGATTGGGATACGGTGCTTCAACAAGAGATTGAGGCGGACTATTTCAACGATATTCGTTACGCGCTTGCGGCGGAGTATAAGACACAGACCGTTTACCCATCCAAGGAAAACCTGTTTTCCGCGCTAAAACTGACCCCGTACCATAAGGTCAAAGCGGTCATTATTGGCCAGGATCCGTATCATGGGGCGGGTCAGGCTCACGGATTAAGCTTTTCGGTCATGCCGGATGTGCGCATCCCGCCGTCTTTGCAGAACATTTACAAAGAACTTCACGCCGATCTCGGCTTGCCCATTCCGAAGCATGGGTATTTGGTGCACTGGGCGGAGCAAGGCGTATTACTGCTCAATGCGGTGCTTACGGTGCGTGAAGGTCAACCCAACTCCCACCAAGGTCTTGGATGGCAGCGTTTCACGGATGCGGTAATCCGTGCCTTGAACGAGCGTTCAGAGCCTATGGTATTCATGCTGTGGGGCAGTCATGCCCAAAAAAAAGGAGCTTTCATCAACCGTGACCGGCATTTGGTGCTGCAATCCGCACATCCTAGCCCGCTTGCCGCCCACCGCGGCTTTTTCGGGAGCAGGCCGTTCTCCAAGGCAAATGAGTTCTTAAGCTCCCATGGCGTCGCGCCGATCGACTGGAGCATACCGCAAATATAG
- a CDS encoding insulinase family protein has protein sequence MLKNLQAYQVLQERRIEELKADAYLLEHTKSGARILLLSNEDDNKVFNIGFRTPPSDDTGVPHILEHSVLCGSKKFPAKDSFVELLKGSLNTFLNAMTYPDKTVYPIASRNAHDFHNLMDIYLDAVLNTNIYENEKIFLQEGWNYNLASPEDELTYNGVVYNEMKGAFSSPERVVRRAVLNSLFPDTTYSNESGGIPDAIPDLTYQGLLDFHTKYYHPSNSYIYLYGDMDMEEKLNWLDEAYLSHYDRTEPDSAIGLQSPFAERVDVVTSYSAGSTESETDNSFLTYNAVIGTTLDKELNISLEILLYALLNAPGAVLKQGLLDKGIAKDVYGSYDDSLYQPVLTIGLKKSNLESKQVFLDTVREVLERVVRDGIDPKALLAGINSYEFNHREADFGRMPKGLIYGLQTLQSWLYDDQAPFMYLEANEVYDALRTKMKEGYFEQLIQRYLLDNTHVSFVAVTPDKGLNLRKEEALKAKLKALQAGLSETEVQELVQRTQALADYQNAPSTKEQQQAIPTLSIEDIEPKASVLHQTLKQADGTTIVHHNLYTNGIGYLKLLFDVKSVPERLLPYVGLLKSVLGYVNTANHTFSDLSNEIHIHSGGISANVSASADAKQFNAYKANFEFSAKVLYSKLGFAFDMIEEIILTSKFDDSKRLYEIISQLKGQLQRSLINSGHSAAMGRSSAKHSAVASFREAVGGISFYQWLEEVQAHYEERKEELADRFRELTGIIFRPENLLVSYTADDEGYAGLEQRVSQLKGKLFTHDVPKEDAPFKPVNHKEGFKSPSEVQYVVQTGNFIAKGYRYTGSLRVLQGILSLDYLWTNIRAKGGAYGCMTGFRRNGDSYMASYRDPNLEKTFKVYEKMPQYLQQFKADEREMTRYIIGAIQELDTPRTPHGEGVFSLECYLSNVTEEDLQQERNEVLGTTESDIVGFAPLVSAILADQYRCVIGNENKIEEQRGLFDETLDLIRY, from the coding sequence ATGTTGAAAAATCTTCAGGCTTACCAAGTATTGCAGGAGCGCAGGATCGAGGAACTCAAAGCGGACGCCTATCTGTTGGAACATACGAAGTCGGGCGCCAGAATTTTGCTGCTGTCCAACGAGGATGACAATAAGGTGTTTAATATCGGGTTCAGAACGCCGCCGAGCGACGATACGGGCGTACCGCACATTTTGGAGCATTCGGTGCTCTGCGGGTCGAAGAAATTTCCGGCCAAAGATTCCTTTGTAGAATTGTTGAAAGGCTCACTCAATACATTCTTGAACGCTATGACGTATCCGGACAAAACGGTATATCCGATTGCGAGCCGAAACGCGCATGATTTTCACAATCTGATGGACATCTATCTGGATGCGGTACTGAACACCAACATTTATGAAAACGAAAAAATATTTTTGCAGGAAGGCTGGAATTACAACCTGGCTTCCCCCGAAGACGAGTTAACGTACAACGGGGTCGTATACAACGAAATGAAGGGTGCTTTCTCGTCGCCGGAACGCGTCGTGCGCCGTGCGGTGCTGAATTCCCTGTTCCCGGATACGACATACTCCAACGAGTCAGGCGGCATTCCCGATGCCATTCCGGACCTTACATACCAGGGTTTGCTGGATTTCCACACCAAGTACTACCATCCGTCCAACAGTTACATCTATTTGTATGGCGACATGGACATGGAGGAAAAGTTGAACTGGCTGGATGAAGCCTATCTGAGCCATTATGATCGGACAGAGCCGGATTCGGCCATCGGCCTGCAATCCCCTTTTGCAGAACGCGTGGACGTCGTGACGAGTTATTCTGCCGGCAGCACCGAATCGGAAACCGACAACAGCTTCCTGACGTACAATGCGGTCATTGGAACGACGTTGGACAAAGAATTGAACATTTCGCTCGAAATTTTGTTGTACGCACTCCTTAACGCGCCAGGCGCTGTTCTCAAGCAGGGCCTTCTGGACAAGGGCATCGCGAAGGATGTATACGGTTCATACGATGACAGCTTGTACCAGCCTGTGCTGACGATTGGACTCAAAAAGAGTAATCTGGAGAGCAAACAGGTGTTCCTCGATACGGTGCGCGAGGTGCTTGAACGCGTTGTGCGGGACGGGATCGATCCAAAGGCACTGCTCGCGGGAATCAATTCCTATGAGTTCAACCATCGCGAGGCCGATTTCGGCAGAATGCCGAAAGGACTCATCTACGGTCTCCAGACATTGCAGAGCTGGTTGTACGATGATCAGGCGCCGTTCATGTACCTTGAAGCCAATGAGGTGTATGACGCACTGAGAACAAAGATGAAGGAAGGATACTTTGAACAACTGATTCAGCGCTATTTGCTGGACAATACGCATGTTTCTTTCGTTGCGGTGACACCCGACAAAGGGTTAAATTTGCGCAAGGAGGAAGCGCTCAAGGCGAAGCTGAAGGCGCTGCAGGCCGGACTGAGCGAGACGGAAGTTCAAGAGCTGGTACAGCGGACACAGGCGCTCGCAGACTACCAGAATGCACCGTCGACGAAAGAACAGCAGCAAGCGATCCCGACGTTGTCGATCGAGGATATTGAACCGAAAGCCTCTGTCCTGCATCAGACGCTGAAACAGGCAGACGGCACTACGATCGTTCACCATAATTTGTACACCAACGGGATCGGATACCTGAAACTGTTGTTTGACGTCAAATCGGTGCCGGAACGTCTCCTGCCCTACGTCGGCCTGCTGAAAAGCGTGCTTGGTTACGTCAATACGGCGAACCACACGTTTAGCGATCTGTCTAACGAAATCCATATTCATTCCGGCGGCATTTCGGCCAATGTAAGCGCGAGCGCCGATGCGAAGCAGTTTAACGCCTATAAGGCAAACTTTGAATTCAGCGCAAAGGTGCTGTACAGCAAATTGGGATTTGCCTTTGACATGATCGAGGAAATCATTCTGACCTCCAAGTTCGATGATTCCAAACGTCTGTACGAAATCATCTCCCAGTTGAAGGGCCAGCTGCAGCGCAGCTTGATCAACAGCGGCCATTCCGCCGCCATGGGCAGATCCTCGGCCAAACACTCTGCGGTAGCCTCGTTCCGGGAAGCCGTGGGCGGCATTTCTTTCTATCAGTGGCTGGAGGAGGTTCAGGCCCATTACGAGGAACGGAAAGAGGAGCTTGCCGACCGTTTCAGGGAACTGACCGGCATTATTTTCAGGCCGGAAAACCTGCTCGTGAGCTATACGGCGGATGACGAAGGTTATGCCGGACTGGAGCAGCGCGTGTCCCAACTGAAAGGAAAACTGTTCACCCATGATGTGCCCAAGGAAGATGCGCCGTTCAAGCCGGTGAATCATAAGGAGGGGTTCAAGTCTCCTTCGGAGGTGCAGTATGTGGTGCAGACGGGCAATTTCATCGCAAAAGGGTATCGGTACACCGGATCGCTGCGCGTGCTGCAGGGCATTCTTTCCCTGGATTATCTCTGGACGAATATCAGGGCCAAAGGCGGCGCTTACGGCTGCATGACGGGGTTCAGGCGGAATGGCGACAGTTACATGGCCTCCTATCGTGATCCCAATCTGGAGAAAACGTTCAAGGTGTATGAGAAAATGCCGCAATACTTGCAGCAGTTCAAGGCGGATGAGCGCGAGATGACGCGGTACATTATCGGTGCTATTCAGGAGCTGGATACGCCGCGTACACCTCATGGCGAAGGTGTGTTCTCCCTGGAGTGTTATTTGTCCAACGTGACGGAAGAAGATCTTCAGCAGGAACGCAACGAAGTGCTGGGAACAACGGAAAGCGACATCGTCGGTTTTGCGCCGCTCGTATCGGCGATCCTGGCAGACCAGTATCGCTGTGTCATCGGCAATGAGAATAAAATTGAAGAACAGCGCGGGTTATTTGATGAAACGCTGGATCTGATACGATATTAA